gcctcagttctatgatatcacattcactttcagctgtcatgcaacgcaacaactgtgctatctgccatcgcacatcaacgaagaagtgcagccgcccacattccacctcacgtctgtccgaccagctgcaatcctcgaggacgccacACTGCAccacgatgtttgacaagaaggagcagtgcgcgagataggctaatgagcagacttccctcgcttgagtgtcggaagaatgttccatatcgcgctaagctgaccactgctgaacatgacaggcgtgcattggactggtacaggttggaactgaacattgaatatgctggtggtgacgctttctgatgagaagtcggtcgtgactgatgcagtatccttggacttgtccacagcatcgttcaatcattgctctctgagctgccttgattctgtacttacccaaatactaagaccaaatgcctgttgactgtgctttaagagagactagcgccatgcctagagatatgactgacccctattggcaaatttgtatgactttatcttgcctacctagctgctgcctatagtctccctttaactgcggaacacttcaaagtcgataaaatgccatgttccactttttaatgtgttcagaccgccattttcaaaataatcaagtcaggacactgccttctagtctcataataaattttgctttcctcaataataacatttctacttcttcaatgctttcatcattccaaacttctcctcctctgacttttacaggggtacagtcatggcaatcaaaacccaaatactgagaccaaatgcctgttgactgtgctttaagagagactggcgccatgcctagtctctcttaaagcacagtcaacagacaccaaccccctcagactcagaaaccacaaacgcccaacccttcctgctaccttaatacttctgggtaggGAACGATTACACTTACTAGgttgtattctaaaataccttggtaccgtaaagtcaacttttaaatggaaaatgcataagcctcgttctgagagtggagtgttttggacacgcaaccaagatgctctaccaaagttccctcgggttgcactaaaatgtggaaccatgcacacagctcacttcagaagtttgaggctctcaaaacactgcttcaaacacaaatcagccaaggaagcatcaaccaccctaagttttttaatgagcactacacatatttgctgagaaaaacgctccaaatagcccatttgcgcggattttagcgtcacttgagcgagccgatccggacttcctatacgggctgccgtaacataatgtaaacaacggcgctaccggcgctccgggcaggcgatggatggaatttgccaaattcgcacatattcaagttatttcgtggcctatctttttaagtttgaggtattttagaatagaaattgaaccctcggcttcggaccttggttgagttaccaagacactctcgggtggagctaaaatttcgtccaaaccctcgcctgtcggctcgggtttggactgtattttagctccaccctcgagtgtcttggtaactcaaccaaggtcctccgcctcgggttcaattccttaattctaGGCGGTTTATATTGTTGATGAGTTGGGGCCGCTGTCATGTATCGCCTCGGAAACCGGCCGATTGCAACATTGCCGAATTCCGTACATGTGAGACAGAGCATCTCGGAAACGCTTATTGGTCAGAATGTATATGACGAAATTTACCGAAGCTGACGACTTGGCGAATACTGCAGGCAAGAGGGTTGCGAGGGGGTCGATACTCAGGTTGCTAAAGGACTTTATAAACGAGACAATGGCGTATGGACTCCAGCAGATCATGTAGGCGATGGCTAGCAGCACGGTCATCTGAAATAAAGATTCACATGGCGGGTTGAGTGGCGGACTCCCCCTTCGTGATATGTAGCCGTTGTGTCTTGTAGAGGGAGACATGAATCTTAATTATTTTACATCTATGCTTACTCATATTGTTGTATTGATAAAATAGATTGAGACACTTCAGGatatatttttacaatttaGAGAAAGAGGGGGCGACACACTTGTCATAAATGGTGCCACTCGCAGATATAGCCGGTAGCTTattgccggtgtgacagcggatatataccccctggagtcatagtccggtagcattgtatttgatcaattaagcagtatgatctattgtaccgctaaccctaaccaaaacatttagcaatgcgggctattgttacacggactatcagccctaggactactatcccttgcacaccggtcttTCAGAGTTGTGTTCATGTCACGTTGAACGCCCCGCCAAGAGTGCGCGTTGTACGTCAAGTCCGTAACTTGTTTAATTTCTTTCTAACGCTTCTCCTGAAACTTTATGGGTAGATTTTGGTTTACCTTTGCTATTCGTATATCATCCTGTCTCACTAGTGCGGAAGGTGCGTCTGTTCCATGAATGGCCCTGTTACTCTTCCTCACCTCCCAGCCAATCAGgatataacaatatatcatgcCAAGGAACGGGATGGTGAAGTTGATGATGAAGATACACACGATATAAGACATATTGACGGTGGAAGGATCGTCCCATGCAATGTCACAATCCACCTGtaaatgatacatagaaaaccAATCAAGATGGCAGAGGACAGTCCTCAAGCTGTAAACGGCTGACTTTTTACTGATTCTATATTCTAAACCAACcaaagcggttatggttgcgaCAGAAACAGACACTCGTGGCTAGGCTGCAACCAGTGTGTTGTAGAATTAGTTGATTAGGATATTGATAATGACTCTTAATTACGCTCACCTTGATTGACGACATTGTGTAGCTGTTCCAGCCAAGGAGAGGACATGTGGCCCAGACCACAGCAAAAAGCCATATCACAGGAATCACTTTCATCGGGTTCAAGAACGCTAAAATAACAATGTTACACTCTTAGAGAAACCGATCCCTGGGTTGGCACTGGTAGGTATAGTACACTAATATAAAAATTATTAGTATAACCAGACCAGACCATTGTAACAGACCAGAGTCCGTAACGCCTTCACTGTTATGCATTATCCTGCATCAGCCCATCATCATAAAAatacaatttacaaattacaaaagatCAATCATTATACATCATTGGGTTTTTCTCTGTTCTATTGTAATGGGCCAATAATGAAAAAATGTCACcaacttagtttttttgacCTGCGAACAATAAGCTCGCATCTGGAGGCAGCTATGAAGCAGTGGGTGTTCATTGAGGCGAGGCCGGTGGTGTAGGCGAAGAAGCCGGTCACCTTACAAACGGTAAGGCCAAATGGCCAGCAGTGCTGCAAAGAGAGAGTAAGGGATAGACATACGTTACGTGTAATCATCTCCTTCACCCATTAATATTCTACTTAGGAATGAGAATCGTCGACATTGGAGTTCTTTCTTGTTGAGAAAGTCTCATTTTGTAAAATCACTGATTGAGGTCACAAGGTTCCGTAATATTCCTACCTCCAAACATCCAATTAGCTAATTGTTGTGAGTGTGACATCGTCACCCAATTTAATATTTAATGCCCATAATAccgtaatacatgtatacttgtaCATTGTTATTGTGAAAGATGAGCAAAGTTAACGCCATTCATTCTGGCAGGGCAATGCAGGGTCAGCGCTAAATAAAAGGGTGAAAATAACTAACCATCAACAACGCCGCGGAGCTCAAGATCCCAGAGGTACATAGCAAGCTGATATCAGAAAAAGCGAGGTTGATGAGAAGGAGGTTTGGCGTGGTACGTAGTTTCTTGTTTTTAATATATGCGACCACAACTGACGTGTTCCCAATTATGCCAAGAATAGCTGAAATGGACGAAATGTTACAACATGTAACtgttaatgataataatttacAATTAATAAGGCGACAGAGGTCATCATCCCAGATGGGCAGAGCATCCCGATATCAGACATGGCTAAGTTGACGAGGAAAAGATTTGAGGTGACATCAGCTTGCTGTTTATCATCCACGAGGCCACCACGAAACTGTTATTGACCCAGCCACGACTTCTCTGGAGGCTAAACTTTCCATTCACACAGGTACGATGCCAGAGGAAGGTTATCGTTGCACACACAAAGttaaatactacatgtatcacttACTTGCTGTTGCCATATATGCACCGAGGACGTTTAAGACTCCTGGGGAGAAAAACTCCGTGGTGTTTTTAGTACATTCCATCTCTAACTAACGCAGAGTGATCTGCTCGGGGGACGCTCATTTGCCTCCTCGCAGGGGCCAAACTACTTGTTCTAGGATCGAAACACCTGCCAATTAGGTAACATTGTCATGGAAACCGCACTGATTTCAGTCTATGGTGTCATGTATGGTCAATCAGATGCGTTTGTTCAAAGTTGTCACTCTGGTTTTGCACCTCACCATTTACCTACGTGGCAGTCAATCACGCCATTTGGTGTTTAACaaactgtccccgctttcaaggtgactctttcaaaacggtcatgccatggtttgttaacaaagttgatggcatttgattagtcaaattgtcatcacatcgttaatatcatccaattgtcccctcacattttccccataaaatggacatgcatccctaaggttcccagtgggagagtcgatttattgtaggggtactggaaagtaggcgaaacaggaataggcgaaacaggaaataggccaaacagttCTGATCGAACTTATTCATCGCCAACTATGACAATCATTAGGGGACAGAATCGATAGAATTATTCTCATCATCGTcatatttggcttcattacccAGACTTAGACCTTTGCCAGTAGTTAGGTACTTTCAGCGTTAtaccatcctggcaccagttgtttcaATATAttccacctctcgatatttcacgACATCGGAGTAAAGAAGCCTGATCACAGGATGAGattatacatgcacatgtctAAGTCTtggtaatgaagccaaatatgACGGTGATGAAAAATTCTATCGATTCTGTCCATGTGTTATTACCGGCCGAATGTTTCTTTTGCTAACATGATGCCAAGGTGATTGTCATAGTTGGCGTTAATTAAGGATTATTTAAAAAATACATTGTGTTCAGCCTCAATTTGAGAAAAAAGAGGCAGGTTTATAGTAATTGACACACATCCCGAGATATAATATTGataggcattcacttcatataACAATGCGTTGTTCAGTTTTTAAAGTAAGTATTATATTGCACGTTCTTCATTCTAGCTACATGAATAGTCAAACTGGAAGTAGCAAGCTACTGTGGCTTGGTGGTACGTGTAGGTAGAGAACTTTCTCATCGAAAATGGTAGCAAGATGATGATCCATTCTTGCGTTTGACCATTATCTCAATTCTGTGCTTCATCTATCAATTTCCATTACTGTTCGTAGAAGTGTAGCCTCGAGTGACCAGTTCAATATTGCTAATTCATTATCACTCCAGGGTGGCTTCTTCTTGGCCGATTGCGGATTTACGATTAATAACATTTCGGATGTTGACAACGCATTTTTGTAAACAGTAGGACGGAATAAGCACACAATGAACGTTTCGTCCCCTCCTTGGAGCTACTTGTAATCAGCCCACCCATTCTTGTTTGGGGGAAGAGCCGAGgtgttttcaaaatgacattgaCAGTTTGCAACGATGCAAGTGTAACTCGTGCTACATTTATACCAGATGCACATGTAGGGAAATACCGGTAGAAAGATAAAGTTGCGTGGCCTGATGATGGTGAAACGCCTTTTCCTGATCGGGACCGCTTTGGTAATAAGTGTTCATCCGATCGAGGAAACTCATCGAACCCAACAGACTAGATGACCTTATCTTTCTATAGGAAACCTCGCGACTCAAATATCTACATGATGAACTGAGGAGAGGAAAGATACTGCTTTCAAACTGGAAATAATGATGTCCCTACCAATGTATGGAGCGTTGATATTGATGGTCTCTGCAGCACCAGTGGCGGGTGAGTTTGACAAAAATTAGTTATGGTTTTTGTCAATACATTATTGTTTGGTTTGACATTTCGTTGTTATTGGAGTTGGTCTTGCCCTATACCGGTGACTTGTAAAGATTAGGAATCCGTTTCGTCACATGGATCGGTTTCAAAATATCTGCCAGCCCAGGTGGGCTTGACATGTATATACTAATCTCAGGTCAGTAGTGGAGAGATTGGGTACGCCGTCAGATTGACGTCGTTTCTTTGGATATGCTCGCGTCTGGCGTAGATGAA
This is a stretch of genomic DNA from Lineus longissimus chromosome 2, tnLinLong1.2, whole genome shotgun sequence. It encodes these proteins:
- the LOC135483058 gene encoding red-sensitive opsin-like, which encodes MSPSTRHNGYISRRGSPPLNPPCESLFQMTVLLAIAYMICWSPYAIVSFIKSFSNLSIDPLATLLPAVFAKSSASVNFVIYILTNKRFRDALSHMYGIRQCCNRPVSEAIHDSGILEYNLTASVTTDFSSESVTTSI